The Pedobacter roseus genome contains a region encoding:
- a CDS encoding ABC-F family ATP-binding cassette domain-containing protein has protein sequence MISVSNLSLRYGKRTLFEDVNLKFTQGNCYGVIGANGAGKSTFLKILSGEVNQTSGSVAFTPGERMAVLKQNHYEFDEFSVLETVMIGHKELYAIMKEKDAIYMKEDFSEKDGERAGELENLFAEMDGWNMESNAATMLSNLGITEDNHYKLLKELDNTQKVRVLLAQALFGNPDILLLDEPTNDLDIETIAWLENFLADYQNIVLVVSHDRHFLDAVCTHIVDIDFAKMSIYTGNYTFWYESSQLALKQRSDQNKKMEDKVKELQEFIRRFSANASKSKQATSRKKALDKIDITEIKASSRKYPAIIFNNTGREAGDQILQVDALGKSGNDGILFDKVTFMVNKGDKIAVISQNSLATAAFYDVLTGRDTDHKGEFKWGVTISTADIPNDNSEYFAGKDENLVDWLREYSGTDADEQFVRSFLGRMLFSGEEVLKNVKVLSGGEKMRCMFSRMMLQQANLLMFDEPTNHLDLESIEALNNGMKDFKGAILFTSRDHQLTETVANRIIEITPKGTIDKLMTYDEYINSSDVAKLREEMYA, from the coding sequence ATGATTTCAGTTTCTAATTTATCATTACGATACGGCAAACGCACATTATTTGAAGATGTTAACCTAAAATTTACCCAGGGCAACTGCTATGGCGTAATTGGGGCTAACGGAGCAGGTAAATCTACTTTCCTTAAAATTTTATCAGGAGAGGTTAACCAGACTTCTGGTAGCGTGGCTTTTACTCCAGGCGAAAGAATGGCCGTTTTAAAGCAAAACCACTACGAATTTGATGAGTTTTCGGTATTAGAAACCGTAATGATTGGCCATAAAGAACTTTATGCCATCATGAAAGAGAAAGATGCCATTTACATGAAAGAAGATTTCTCAGAAAAGGATGGCGAACGTGCCGGAGAACTGGAAAATCTTTTTGCTGAAATGGATGGCTGGAACATGGAAAGCAACGCAGCAACCATGTTGAGCAATTTGGGCATTACTGAAGATAACCACTATAAATTACTAAAAGAACTGGATAACACGCAAAAAGTACGTGTGTTATTGGCACAAGCCCTGTTCGGTAATCCGGATATTTTGTTACTGGATGAGCCTACCAACGATTTGGACATCGAAACGATTGCCTGGTTAGAAAACTTTTTGGCCGATTACCAGAATATCGTATTGGTAGTAAGTCACGACAGGCACTTTTTGGATGCCGTTTGTACCCACATTGTGGATATCGACTTTGCGAAAATGAGCATTTACACCGGTAACTATACTTTCTGGTACGAATCGAGTCAGCTGGCCTTAAAACAGCGCAGCGACCAGAACAAGAAAATGGAAGATAAGGTGAAGGAACTGCAGGAATTTATCCGTCGTTTCAGTGCGAATGCCTCTAAATCGAAACAGGCAACTTCGCGTAAAAAAGCTTTGGATAAGATCGATATTACTGAAATCAAAGCATCGAGCAGAAAGTATCCGGCAATTATCTTCAACAATACAGGTCGTGAGGCTGGCGACCAGATTTTACAGGTTGATGCTTTAGGCAAAAGTGGAAATGATGGCATTTTATTCGACAAAGTTACCTTTATGGTAAATAAAGGAGATAAAATTGCAGTTATATCGCAGAACAGTTTAGCAACCGCAGCATTTTACGATGTGTTAACCGGTAGGGATACTGATCATAAAGGTGAATTTAAGTGGGGCGTTACCATCAGCACTGCTGATATCCCGAACGATAACTCTGAATATTTTGCTGGTAAAGATGAAAACCTTGTGGATTGGTTACGTGAATATTCCGGAACGGATGCTGATGAGCAGTTTGTACGTAGTTTCTTAGGCCGTATGTTATTCTCGGGCGAAGAGGTGCTTAAAAACGTAAAAGTACTTTCAGGAGGTGAAAAAATGCGCTGCATGTTCTCCAGAATGATGTTGCAACAGGCGAACTTATTAATGTTTGATGAGCCAACCAATCACCTGGACCTTGAATCGATCGAGGCACTGAACAACGGGATGAAAGATTTTAAAGGCGCAATATTGTTTACCTCACGAGATCACCAGTTAACAGAAACGGTTGCCAACCGCATTATCGAGATTACTCCAAAAGGTACCATTGATAAATTAATGACTTACGATGAGTATATTAACAGTAGCGACGTTGCAAAACTTCGTGAAGAAATGTATGCTTAA
- a CDS encoding FKBP-type peptidyl-prolyl cis-trans isomerase — MNISPNSVVALTYELHTTNEEGQQVFVEKADEQNPLVFLYGVGMMLPKFEEHLTGLKTGDEYGFELSAADGYGDLDPGAFADLPKTMFTEAGGELPNVGDVIPLQDNNGNQFRAGVTAVHDETISVDLNHPMAGKNLLFSGVILNVREATQDELAHGHAHGADGHSGH, encoded by the coding sequence ATGAATATTTCACCAAACTCTGTAGTAGCGTTAACTTACGAATTGCATACTACTAACGAAGAAGGACAACAAGTTTTTGTAGAAAAAGCTGACGAACAAAATCCTTTAGTATTTTTATATGGCGTTGGCATGATGTTGCCTAAATTTGAAGAGCACTTAACTGGTTTAAAAACTGGTGACGAATATGGCTTTGAGCTATCTGCTGCAGATGGTTATGGCGATCTTGATCCAGGTGCTTTTGCAGATCTTCCAAAAACAATGTTTACTGAAGCAGGTGGCGAATTGCCAAATGTTGGTGATGTTATTCCTTTACAGGACAATAATGGTAACCAGTTCAGAGCAGGAGTTACTGCAGTTCATGATGAAACCATTTCAGTTGATTTAAACCACCCAATGGCTGGTAAAAACTTATTGTTCAGTGGTGTAATCTTAAATGTACGCGAAGCTACTCAAGATGAATTGGCTCACGGTCATGCTCACGGAGCTGATGGTCATTCAGGTCACTAA
- a CDS encoding thioredoxin domain-containing protein encodes MSETNNLIHASSPYLLQHAHNPVNWYEWGQEALAKAKAENKLILVSIGYSACHWCHVMERESFENHEVAEVMNQHFICIKVDREERPDIDQIYMYAIQLMTGSGGWPLNCICLPDQRPIYGGTYFRKNDWINILENVAALWANEPDKAIQYAERLTSGIKDSEKIIPALETEEYTNDHLTEIIEPWKRHFDIGYGGYNRAPKFPLPNNWVFLLRYGFLKDDESVFTAVCHTLEEMSRGGIYDQIGGGFARYSVDDKWHVPHFEKMLYDNAQLISLYAEAYQCTKFDSFKQTVVETINWVFEEMTSADGLFYSALDADSEGIEGKFYVWDKAEFDQVLGEDAKLLGAYYNITEEGNWEEEQTNILRKTINDDQLLARFDIEAEVLYDKVKSAKEKLMDVRSKRIRPGLDDKCLTAWNGMMIKALADAAQVLNHTQYYEKASAAATFILNHLKSEKGGLYRNFKNGKASITGFLDDYAFFIEALIALYEYDFDEKWLEEAKLLTDYVIDNFTDADSPMFFYTSAESEDLIARKHEVMDNVIPASNSTMAQNLKKLALLFDIDVYAEKASAMLAAVQPKIKTYGSAYSNWSIQLLNEVYGINEIAITGLESDLVKLELSGHYIPNKITLGGTKSNLPLLKGKQSNETKVYICRNKVCQLPVNTVEDALEYLQ; translated from the coding sequence ATGTCAGAAACCAATAATTTAATACACGCTTCATCGCCATATTTACTGCAACATGCTCATAATCCTGTTAATTGGTATGAATGGGGGCAAGAGGCGTTAGCAAAGGCAAAAGCAGAAAATAAGCTCATTTTGGTGAGCATAGGGTATTCGGCTTGCCATTGGTGCCATGTAATGGAGCGCGAAAGTTTCGAAAACCATGAAGTTGCTGAAGTGATGAACCAGCATTTCATTTGTATTAAGGTAGACCGGGAAGAGCGTCCTGATATAGATCAGATTTATATGTATGCCATTCAGTTAATGACTGGGAGCGGAGGATGGCCTTTGAACTGTATCTGTTTGCCAGATCAGCGTCCGATTTACGGAGGAACATATTTCCGTAAAAATGATTGGATCAATATTCTTGAAAATGTTGCTGCACTTTGGGCAAATGAACCTGATAAGGCTATTCAATATGCGGAGCGTCTAACTTCAGGCATTAAAGACAGTGAAAAAATAATCCCGGCGCTTGAAACAGAAGAATACACTAACGATCATCTGACCGAAATTATTGAACCCTGGAAACGCCATTTCGATATTGGTTACGGAGGATACAACCGTGCCCCAAAATTTCCTTTGCCTAATAATTGGGTGTTTTTACTACGCTATGGTTTTTTAAAAGATGATGAATCTGTTTTTACAGCTGTTTGCCATACCCTTGAAGAAATGAGCAGAGGAGGTATTTACGATCAGATTGGTGGTGGTTTCGCGCGTTATTCGGTTGATGATAAATGGCATGTGCCACATTTCGAAAAGATGCTTTATGACAATGCACAACTGATCAGTTTATATGCAGAGGCTTATCAATGTACCAAGTTTGATTCTTTTAAACAGACCGTAGTAGAAACCATTAACTGGGTTTTTGAAGAGATGACTTCAGCCGATGGCTTGTTTTATTCGGCTCTCGATGCAGATAGTGAAGGTATTGAAGGTAAGTTTTATGTTTGGGATAAGGCGGAGTTCGATCAGGTTTTAGGTGAAGATGCAAAATTATTGGGCGCCTACTACAATATTACAGAAGAAGGCAACTGGGAAGAGGAACAGACCAATATTTTACGTAAAACCATCAATGATGATCAACTACTTGCCAGATTTGATATTGAAGCAGAAGTGCTTTACGATAAAGTAAAATCGGCTAAGGAAAAATTAATGGACGTGAGGAGTAAAAGGATCCGCCCGGGCCTGGATGATAAATGTTTAACCGCATGGAATGGTATGATGATTAAAGCTTTGGCAGATGCTGCACAGGTTTTAAATCACACACAATATTATGAAAAAGCATCAGCTGCAGCCACCTTTATTTTAAATCACCTCAAATCAGAAAAAGGTGGTTTATACCGCAATTTCAAAAACGGGAAAGCTTCTATTACAGGATTTTTAGATGATTACGCTTTTTTTATAGAAGCCTTGATTGCTTTGTATGAGTATGATTTTGATGAAAAATGGTTAGAAGAAGCAAAATTACTAACAGATTACGTAATCGATAACTTTACTGATGCAGATTCGCCTATGTTTTTTTATACCTCCGCAGAAAGTGAAGATTTAATTGCTCGTAAACACGAAGTAATGGATAACGTAATCCCGGCTTCAAATTCTACCATGGCACAAAATTTAAAGAAACTGGCTTTGCTTTTTGATATTGATGTTTATGCTGAAAAAGCTTCAGCAATGCTGGCTGCGGTTCAGCCGAAGATCAAAACTTATGGTTCAGCCTACTCTAACTGGTCTATTCAGTTATTGAACGAAGTTTACGGGATAAACGAAATTGCCATTACCGGCTTAGAAAGCGATTTGGTTAAATTAGAATTAAGCGGACATTATATTCCGAACAAAATTACATTAGGCGGAACAAAAAGTAACCTACCACTGTTAAAAGGTAAGCAAAGCAATGAAACAAAAGTTTATATTTGCCGAAATAAAGTATGCCAGTTGCCGGTTAACACTGTTGAGGACGCATTAGAGTATTTACAATAA
- a CDS encoding 3-oxoacyl-ACP synthase, with amino-acid sequence MSTLKSKLYQLCLTFIQNRIENIEYSLQQARQASNDDTKSSAGDKYETTREMMQQEMDRNNKLLYEAGQQKIALQQIENVESDQVVKNGSVVLTSEGNFYISISAGELNADDQKFFAVSQASPIGKFLIGKAKNESFKFNGKDYLVKEIL; translated from the coding sequence ATGTCTACATTAAAATCTAAACTCTATCAGCTTTGCTTAACTTTTATTCAAAACAGGATAGAAAATATCGAATATTCGCTGCAGCAAGCCAGGCAGGCATCTAATGATGATACGAAAAGCAGTGCAGGCGATAAATATGAAACTACCCGCGAAATGATGCAGCAGGAGATGGACCGTAACAATAAATTACTATATGAAGCGGGACAACAGAAAATTGCATTACAGCAGATCGAAAATGTAGAATCGGATCAGGTTGTTAAAAACGGTAGCGTGGTGTTAACGTCCGAAGGTAATTTTTACATTAGCATTAGTGCGGGTGAATTAAATGCCGACGATCAGAAATTCTTTGCTGTATCTCAGGCTTCGCCCATTGGCAAATTCCTGATCGGGAAAGCGAAAAACGAAAGTTTTAAGTTTAACGGCAAGGATTATTTAGTGAAAGAGATATTGTAG
- a CDS encoding mandelate racemase/muconate lactonizing enzyme family protein, whose amino-acid sequence MKITHTEIYRFSIPMEPFVIATGTMHFAQNVLIRIYTDAGIHGIGECSAFPMIVGETQETCIAMAKDFAAILKGKDPLEIPERMNDLLGYADHNNTIKSAFDMALFDIAAKNAGLPLYKFLGGQKRTIETDMTIGIDTPEGMAATALKYKSQGCRIIKIKLGKKVHDDIERVKHIREAVGKDLTLRLDANQGWSFDDALFALGELEKYNIEFCEQPMRTWYDDKLPELNVNSPVKLMADESCYNHHDARKLINSQSTTYLNIKFSKSGGILEAQKIHEEALQTGVKCMIGSMLESRIALSANLHFALASPNVEFFDLDTALLGHLVDPVVGGLTYNGYFLDIPEEIGIGAEADEFFLEKCESWAV is encoded by the coding sequence ATGAAAATTACCCATACCGAAATATACCGCTTTAGCATACCGATGGAACCTTTTGTGATTGCCACCGGAACCATGCATTTTGCACAGAATGTATTGATCAGGATTTATACTGATGCAGGTATTCATGGTATTGGAGAATGTTCTGCTTTCCCGATGATTGTTGGTGAAACACAAGAAACCTGCATTGCCATGGCTAAAGATTTCGCCGCAATTTTAAAAGGGAAAGACCCTTTGGAAATTCCCGAACGAATGAACGACCTTTTAGGTTATGCCGACCATAATAATACCATTAAAAGTGCTTTTGACATGGCACTATTCGATATTGCAGCCAAAAATGCAGGTTTACCACTTTATAAATTTCTCGGCGGACAAAAACGGACCATCGAAACCGATATGACCATTGGTATTGATACGCCTGAAGGAATGGCGGCAACAGCTTTGAAATATAAGAGTCAGGGTTGCAGGATTATAAAAATTAAGTTGGGCAAAAAAGTTCATGATGATATAGAAAGGGTGAAACACATCCGCGAAGCAGTGGGCAAAGATTTAACCTTACGCCTGGATGCCAATCAGGGATGGAGTTTCGACGACGCCTTATTTGCGCTTGGTGAACTGGAAAAGTACAATATTGAATTCTGCGAACAGCCCATGAGAACCTGGTATGATGATAAACTTCCTGAATTGAACGTCAATTCGCCAGTTAAATTAATGGCCGATGAGAGCTGTTACAACCATCATGATGCACGTAAACTGATCAATAGTCAGTCTACGACTTATTTAAATATTAAATTTTCAAAATCGGGGGGAATTTTAGAAGCGCAAAAAATCCATGAAGAAGCTTTGCAAACGGGTGTTAAATGCATGATCGGCAGTATGCTCGAAAGCAGGATTGCCTTGAGCGCTAATCTTCATTTCGCCCTTGCAAGCCCGAATGTAGAGTTTTTCGATCTTGATACGGCACTATTAGGTCATCTTGTTGATCCGGTTGTTGGCGGCCTCACTTACAACGGCTACTTTTTAGATATTCCCGAAGAAATAGGCATCGGTGCCGAAGCGGATGAGTTTTTCTTAGAAAAATGCGAAAGCTGGGCGGTTTAG
- a CDS encoding outer membrane beta-barrel protein, producing the protein MDKELIEHITAQLQNHEETYPTGAWERFSGNENKKRRIAYWPMWASAALIFVFGGVFFALNNTGQKTDLAIAKPKTQPNLTTDLSDSTPTKNTPNPLNDTTTVLNNLIAANRPNKITEITNLTVEENKNYTFEDHSEGLLPVNNNLLDNKLAGTNISTFNPKNFEILTEKKKALPNKKATFEELLAQDSRVNQQKTSSKTNDNSKWQPDVYVAPAMGNDNKVNMNYGFSLSYAIANKLSINSGVSYAAISTTESLNAGAPQTLSGRNLESVDSKVRGINIPLELKYKISEKLYTNIGVSALAVLNSSQQNNYIVNQVQNVSSAPVNGYADSKTFIVQEKTTEPQPEASIDPDKYIGFYNFSLGYKQKISKKNNIAIEPFLRLPMKTFSKENLNLTNGGLRLKIDF; encoded by the coding sequence ATGGATAAGGAATTAATTGAGCATATCACCGCGCAACTCCAAAACCATGAGGAAACTTATCCTACTGGTGCCTGGGAGCGCTTTTCGGGAAATGAGAATAAGAAACGGAGGATAGCATACTGGCCTATGTGGGCTTCTGCTGCCCTGATTTTTGTTTTCGGCGGGGTATTTTTTGCCCTGAACAATACCGGTCAAAAAACTGATCTTGCCATAGCTAAGCCTAAAACGCAACCAAATTTAACAACTGACCTTAGTGATAGTACACCTACAAAAAACACCCCTAATCCATTAAATGATACAACCACTGTTTTAAATAACCTTATTGCGGCCAACCGTCCAAATAAAATTACAGAAATTACAAACCTGACGGTTGAAGAGAACAAGAATTATACTTTTGAAGATCATTCAGAAGGTTTATTGCCTGTAAACAACAATTTATTGGATAATAAACTTGCAGGCACTAATATTTCGACTTTTAACCCTAAAAACTTCGAAATTTTAACTGAAAAGAAAAAAGCCTTACCGAATAAAAAAGCAACGTTCGAAGAGTTATTGGCGCAGGATAGTCGTGTCAACCAGCAAAAAACTTCATCTAAAACTAATGACAACTCTAAATGGCAGCCTGATGTATATGTTGCCCCTGCAATGGGTAATGATAATAAGGTAAATATGAACTATGGCTTTTCATTATCGTATGCCATTGCAAATAAACTGTCTATTAATTCTGGTGTTTCTTATGCAGCCATTAGCACCACAGAATCGCTGAACGCGGGCGCCCCACAAACTTTATCGGGCAGAAACCTGGAATCGGTTGATTCTAAAGTGCGTGGAATTAATATTCCTTTAGAATTAAAGTATAAGATCAGTGAAAAATTGTACACCAATATCGGGGTTTCGGCATTAGCTGTTTTGAATAGCTCACAACAGAACAACTATATTGTTAACCAGGTTCAGAATGTTTCTTCTGCTCCTGTTAATGGCTATGCTGACTCGAAAACATTTATTGTTCAGGAAAAAACCACAGAGCCTCAGCCTGAAGCCAGTATAGATCCTGATAAGTACATCGGATTCTATAATTTTTCTTTAGGTTACAAGCAGAAAATATCTAAAAAAAATAACATTGCCATAGAGCCCTTTTTGAGACTGCCGATGAAAACTTTTTCAAAAGAAAACCTCAATCTTACCAATGGTGGACTGCGTTTAAAAATCGATTTTTAG
- a CDS encoding DUF4397 domain-containing protein, translating to MKTNLKNFSTTAKIILSLFAITLTITACKKDFNNDPIEAAGIGFVHASPGTGPLDFILDNQKINFFTYTKDLGYYAAYPGTRLVGVAKKDSLKYVTTATAGLKSGSFYSVFVVDTLKSTKLLILEDDLKAPETDKAKVRFVNLSPGTATYDLAVAGTDAPLFTAKAFKEFTTFTNISPNDSYTFQLKQSGTVKVSLPAIKIEKGKIYTIWAKGLTSKTDTTGLGLSVMTNK from the coding sequence ATGAAAACGAATTTGAAAAATTTTAGCACTACGGCAAAAATTATACTCTCTCTATTTGCAATAACTTTAACCATTACAGCTTGTAAAAAGGATTTCAATAACGATCCGATAGAAGCAGCAGGCATTGGTTTTGTTCATGCATCGCCTGGAACTGGTCCTTTGGATTTTATATTGGACAACCAAAAAATAAACTTTTTTACTTACACCAAAGATTTGGGCTATTATGCAGCCTATCCTGGAACAAGGTTGGTTGGAGTAGCTAAAAAAGACTCTTTAAAATATGTAACTACAGCAACTGCAGGCTTAAAATCAGGCTCATTCTATTCGGTGTTTGTGGTTGATACTTTAAAATCGACAAAACTTTTAATCCTGGAAGATGATTTAAAAGCTCCGGAAACTGATAAGGCAAAAGTTCGTTTTGTAAATTTAAGCCCTGGAACTGCAACTTACGATTTAGCTGTTGCAGGAACTGATGCCCCTTTATTTACAGCAAAAGCTTTTAAAGAGTTTACAACTTTTACCAATATTTCACCTAACGACAGCTATACTTTTCAATTAAAGCAAAGTGGAACGGTTAAAGTAAGCTTACCAGCCATTAAAATTGAAAAAGGAAAGATTTACACCATTTGGGCCAAAGGTTTAACCAGTAAAACCGATACTACCGGACTGGGTTTATCGGTTATGACGAATAAATAA
- a CDS encoding nitroreductase family protein, with protein sequence MSTTYETISKVIKERRSIFPASYIKKEIPVEVINQILETANYAPTHKLTQPWRFVVIRKAGLAKLGEELGRLYKALVSPQQFLQKKYDSFAEKTSQADCIIAINMQVSGKIPEWEELAAVSCAVQNMALTAESLQVGAYWSSPPLIDDLGEFLGLGENEKCIGLFYMGYHNEKPWEPNRTPMSEKVRWIEA encoded by the coding sequence ATGAGTACTACATACGAAACCATCTCAAAAGTTATAAAAGAACGTCGCAGTATTTTTCCTGCAAGCTATATTAAAAAGGAAATTCCGGTTGAGGTAATTAATCAGATTTTAGAAACTGCTAATTATGCACCCACACATAAATTAACCCAGCCTTGGCGCTTTGTGGTAATCAGAAAAGCTGGCTTGGCTAAATTAGGCGAAGAATTAGGAAGATTATATAAGGCACTGGTTAGCCCGCAACAGTTTTTACAGAAAAAGTACGATAGCTTTGCTGAGAAAACCAGTCAAGCCGATTGCATTATTGCCATTAATATGCAGGTGAGCGGTAAAATACCAGAATGGGAGGAGTTGGCAGCAGTATCATGCGCGGTGCAGAATATGGCTTTAACTGCCGAAAGTTTGCAAGTTGGTGCTTATTGGAGTTCGCCACCCTTAATTGACGATTTGGGCGAATTTTTAGGCCTGGGTGAAAATGAAAAATGTATCGGCCTATTTTACATGGGCTATCATAACGAAAAACCCTGGGAACCAAATCGTACACCGATGAGCGAAAAGGTGAGGTGGATAGAGGCGTAG
- a CDS encoding RNA polymerase sigma factor, giving the protein MIKKILSFEEILKGCVKNDNSCKEMMYKSFYGYLMGIILRYTKNPSDSEELVNDSFIKIFKHVAGFKAPKNPEELQRSFKGWIAQIASRTAIDKIRSSKVQFYVDDLAESEHPVTQVSVASELHVNDILNLLNHLPDTQRLVFNLYEIEGFAHDEISKILNIPESSSRVYLTRSKNKLRTLYLNTMVNSYEKNG; this is encoded by the coding sequence GTGATAAAAAAAATACTCAGTTTTGAGGAAATTTTAAAAGGCTGTGTAAAAAACGACAATAGCTGTAAAGAAATGATGTATAAATCATTTTATGGCTATTTAATGGGCATTATTTTAAGGTACACCAAGAACCCTTCGGATAGTGAAGAGCTTGTAAATGACAGTTTTATCAAGATTTTTAAACATGTTGCCGGCTTTAAGGCGCCTAAAAATCCGGAGGAACTGCAGCGGTCGTTTAAAGGCTGGATTGCCCAGATCGCTTCAAGAACAGCAATAGATAAAATACGGAGTTCGAAAGTGCAGTTTTATGTAGATGACCTTGCAGAAAGCGAACACCCGGTTACGCAGGTTTCGGTTGCTTCGGAACTTCATGTTAATGATATTTTGAATTTATTAAATCACTTACCAGATACACAAAGACTGGTGTTTAACTTATACGAAATTGAGGGTTTTGCACACGATGAGATATCGAAAATACTGAATATCCCCGAAAGTTCGAGCCGTGTGTATTTAACACGTTCTAAAAATAAGTTACGTACCCTTTATTTAAATACCATGGTCAATTCATACGAGAAAAATGGATAA
- a CDS encoding PDDEXK nuclease domain-containing protein — MELSKNELFNAIKEIISQSRLKVFRAANSALLESYWQIGKLIVEDEQQGKLRAEYGAATLRILSNQLTLEFGKGFDERNLNNMRSFYSAFPIWYALRTELSWTHYRLLSRLDSEEKRKFYIEESITSSWNSRELQRQINSLSYERSLTGPKTNNPKPNIQDYIKDPYIFEFLGLDPDTKNTEKSLESAIINHLQKFLLEFGKGFAFVARQQHIVTDTSDFFIDLVFYNYILKCFVIIDLKTTSLNHQDIGQIDMYVRMYDDLKRNDGDNPTIGLLLCTEKDETIVKYSVLSDKNQLFASKYLLYLPKEEELKAIIEQDRQHFELDNP, encoded by the coding sequence ATGGAATTAAGCAAAAATGAGTTATTTAATGCCATAAAAGAGATTATTAGCCAATCCCGCCTGAAAGTATTTCGTGCGGCAAATTCTGCATTGCTAGAATCGTATTGGCAAATTGGAAAACTTATTGTTGAGGATGAACAGCAGGGAAAATTACGTGCAGAGTATGGCGCTGCAACCTTAAGAATCCTTTCAAATCAATTAACTTTGGAATTTGGGAAAGGTTTTGATGAAAGAAATTTGAATAATATGCGATCTTTTTATTCTGCATTTCCAATTTGGTACGCATTGCGTACCGAATTGAGTTGGACACATTATCGGCTGTTATCCAGATTAGATTCTGAAGAAAAAAGAAAGTTTTATATAGAAGAATCTATAACATCAAGTTGGAACAGTAGAGAATTACAGAGGCAGATAAATTCTTTATCATACGAACGCTCCTTAACCGGACCAAAAACGAACAATCCGAAACCAAACATTCAAGACTATATAAAAGATCCTTATATTTTTGAATTTTTAGGATTGGATCCTGATACTAAAAATACAGAGAAAAGCTTAGAATCTGCAATTATAAACCATCTTCAAAAGTTTTTACTGGAATTTGGTAAAGGATTTGCTTTCGTTGCGCGTCAGCAACATATTGTAACAGATACTTCAGATTTCTTTATAGACCTCGTTTTCTACAATTATATTTTAAAATGCTTCGTAATCATTGATCTTAAAACAACAAGTTTAAACCATCAAGACATCGGACAAATAGATATGTATGTTAGAATGTATGATGATTTGAAAAGAAATGATGGCGACAATCCAACCATTGGATTATTACTCTGCACCGAAAAGGATGAAACAATTGTAAAATATTCAGTTTTAAGTGATAAAAATCAGTTGTTTGCCAGTAAATATCTATTGTATTTACCAAAAGAAGAGGAATTAAAAGCAATTATAGAACAGGACAGACAACATTTTGAATTAGACAACCCATAA
- a CDS encoding Uma2 family endonuclease translates to MKNIKPYSTEDKLPPVKTVNEIDFSAIYSYADYMRFEFEERLEIIKGRVFRMSPAPSHIQQGVLTNIFGLIYNTLQGKSCRVYSAPFDVRLAKKNQIDKEIYTVIQPDLVVICDQSKLDERGCIGAPDILVEILSPGNNKKELINKYEVYEEAGVKEYWIVSSSDKSFFRYILDHQGRFQPTKLLTEGEEVTTPILPGFTLILEEVFKNL, encoded by the coding sequence ATGAAGAATATCAAGCCATATTCAACTGAAGATAAACTCCCTCCTGTTAAAACAGTTAATGAGATAGATTTCTCTGCTATTTACAGTTATGCCGATTATATGCGCTTTGAATTTGAAGAGCGCCTTGAAATTATTAAAGGACGTGTTTTTAGAATGAGTCCTGCCCCTTCCCATATTCAACAAGGCGTTTTAACGAATATTTTCGGGCTAATATATAATACCTTGCAAGGAAAATCCTGTCGCGTTTATTCGGCGCCATTTGATGTCCGGTTAGCTAAGAAAAATCAGATTGACAAAGAGATTTACACCGTTATACAGCCCGACCTAGTGGTAATTTGCGATCAGAGTAAACTCGACGAACGTGGTTGTATAGGTGCGCCTGATATTTTGGTGGAGATTTTGTCACCGGGCAACAACAAAAAAGAACTGATTAACAAATATGAGGTTTATGAAGAAGCAGGTGTTAAAGAATATTGGATTGTAAGCTCTTCGGATAAATCATTTTTCAGGTATATTTTGGATCATCAGGGTAGATTTCAGCCCACCAAACTGCTTACCGAAGGCGAAGAGGTAACTACCCCTATTTTACCCGGTTTTACGCTAATTTTAGAAGAGGTTTTTAAGAATTTATAA